Proteins encoded by one window of Aphidius gifuensis isolate YNYX2018 linkage group LG2, ASM1490517v1, whole genome shotgun sequence:
- the LOC122849047 gene encoding zinc finger protein 286A-like, whose protein sequence is MMYLENYQTTNNIQNITAYNMEQDNLLINNNTTSNNQMTNSYLIFSDSTISSPDESDWEQVHNIFDNNITTTTTSSTTNNNRPVPLTLGMLSPGSSGSVVNTPTSWIENTQDLDYTNDIMRLPSVETAFPFSRHFSTNNYYDESNNYQEFDYNNYDDYQDCLGGDDILLTLEQSNIIVNQNNLIDIKDINTAQAVDEFDLSFIRGDPTTLLTNTSTLSSSLSTSTSSSSSSSSSSLSSLENKKNYTNKEINQCYPVGHLISSHSINDNQNSFIVNSGDIDNSKNKIVLSQKDGLMLTNNITTRLCNTEKDSLKYECRWIGCGCTFSEQEGLVRHIEKRHVESSANNHHTKRSSKDKDKDDNTNGNQDEFACLWQGCPRMQPFNARYKLLIHMRVHSGEKPNKCPFEGCKKAFSRLENLKIHQRSHTGERPYACQHRGCLKAFSNSSDRAKHQRTHYDTKPYACQIAGCGKRYTDPSSLRKHVKNHVEILPLTPTTPTTPTIQIPPTTPTTPTTPTTPNPYNNCLLMKADTKMFKKNSQNQVQNVFNFGFNEQTNDEYSNDDNLIGDSGTWLDANEFKDNQPEFVPMESVTRWFGEDRSYNVNDTSADENIADFQKFSPIIEGQFLDLNNLCYETNFIGT, encoded by the exons ATGATGTatcttgaaaattatcaaacaacAAACAACATACAAAATATAACAGCATATAATATGGAACAAGATaacttattaattaataataacacaacaagtaataatcaaatgacaaattcatatttaatattttctgatTCAACAATATCAAGTCCAGATGAATCTGATTGGGAACAAGTgcataatatatttgataataatataacaacaacaacaacatcatcaacaacaaataataatcgtCCAGTACCATTGACACTTGGTATGTTATCACCAGGTAGTAGTGGTAGTGTTGTTAATACACCAACATCATGGATTGAAAATACACAAGATTTAGATTATACAAATGATATTATGAGATTACCATCAGTTGAAACAGCATTTCCATTTTCACGtcatttttcaacaaataattattatgatgaatcaaataattatcaagaatttgattataataattatgatgattatcAAGATTGTTTAGGTggtgatgatattttattaacattagaacaatcaaatattattgttaatcaaaataatttgattgataTTAAAGATATTAATACTGCACAAGCTGTTGATGAATTTGATTTGAGTTTTATAAGAGGTGATCCAACaacattattaacaaatacatCAACACTATCTTCATctttatcaacatcaacatcatcatcatcgtcgtcgtcgtcgtcatctttatcatcattagaaaataaaaaaaattatacaaataaagaaattaatcaGTGTTATCCAGTTGGTCATTTAATATCAAGTCATTCAATAAATGACAATCAAAATAGTTTTATTGTTAACAGTGGtgatattgataattcaaaaaataaaattgttcttTCACAAAAAGATGGATTGATgcttacaaataatattacaacacGTTTATGCAATACAGAGA aagaCAGCTTGAAATACGAGTGTCGTTGGATAGGATGCGGATGTACATTTAGTGAACAGGAAGGTCTTGTAAGACACATTGAAAAACGTCATGTTGAATCATCAGCAAATAATCATCATACAAAAAGATCATCAAAAGATAAAGATAAGGATGATAATACAAATGGTAATCAGGATGAATTTGCATGTCTTTGGCAAGGTTGTCCGAGAATGCAACCATTTAATGCTAGATACAAATTGTTGATACACATGAGAGTACACAGTGGtgaaaaaccaaataaatgtCCG tttgaAGGTTGTAAAAAGGCATTTTCACGAttggaaaatttgaaaatacatCAAAGATCACATACTGGTGAACGACCTTATGCTTGTCAGCATCGTGGATGTTTGAAGGCTTTTAGTAATAGCAGTGATCGAGCAAAACATCAAAGAACACATTATGATACG AAACCGTATGCGTGTCAAATTGCTGGATGTGGTAAACGATATACTGATCCGTCAAGTCTTCGTAAACATGTAAAAAATCATGTTGAAATTTTACCGTTGACACCGACAACACCAACTACACCAACTATACAAATTccaccaacaacaccaacaacaccaacaactcCAACAACTCCAAATCCAtacaacaattgtttattaatgaaaGCAGAtacaaaaatgtttaaaaaaaattcccaaaaTCAAGtacaaaatgtttttaattttggatTCAATGAACAAACAAATGATGAATAtagtaatgatgataatttaattggaGACAGTGGTACATGGCTTGATGCCAATGAATTTAAGGACAATCAACCGGAATTTGTACCAATGGAATCAGTTACAAGATGGTTTGGTGAAGATCGAAGCTACAATGTTAATGATACAA GTGCAGATGAAAATATTGCtgattttcaaaaattcagTCCAATTATTGAAGGACAATTTCTTgacttaaataatttatgttacgAAACAAATTTCATAGgaacatga
- the LOC122849048 gene encoding cytochrome c oxidase assembly factor 7 homolog — MAFDFKKEEDVKAYLQNIYLEYRFGCEKEKNGNSCHLLGDYMEGIKNEYDKAAQLYKDNCDDRNWPRSCAKYAGYVSIGRGCTKNIQEAFKYIQKSCDLDDPRGCVKAGEMAASPFDSFVENRDEEIKLSIKNLEKACHKLNEEKGCFILSTIYLGSLKNEVEIDLPKAFKLSMKSCDAGNPYACANISQMYARGEGIEKNDKLSESFKQRAISLHNDVAKVRSQLQFQQGIDN, encoded by the exons atggcatttgattttaaaaaagaagaagatgtCAAAgcatatttacaaaatatttatttagaatataGATTTGGatgtgaaaaagaaaaaaatggaaacT CATGTCATTTACTTGGTGATTATATGGaaggaataaaaaatgaatatgacAAAGCAGCACAACTTTATAAAGACAATTGTGATGATAGAAATTGGCCAAGAAGTTGTGCAAAATATGCTGGTTATGTATCAATTg gtAGAGgatgtacaaaaaatatacaagaagcttttaaatatatacaaaaaagttGTGATCTTGATGATCCACGTGGTTGTGTTAAAGCTGGTGAAATGGCTGCATCACCATTTGATTCATTTGTCGAAAATCgtgatgaagaaataaaactgtcaattaaaaatttagaaaaagcaTGTCATAAACTTAACGAAGAAAAAGgttgttttatattatcaacaatttatctTGGTAGTCTTAAAAATGAAGTTGAAATTGATTTACCAAAagcatttaaattatcaatgaaatcATGTGATGCTGGTAATCCATATGCATGTGCAAACATATCACAAATGTATGCACGTGGTGaaggtattgaaaaaaatgataaactttCTGAATCATTTAAACAACGTGCAATATCACTTCACAATGATGTTGCCAAAGTTAGATCACAACTACAATTTCAACAAGgtattgataattga